Proteins found in one Hevea brasiliensis isolate MT/VB/25A 57/8 chromosome 18, ASM3005281v1, whole genome shotgun sequence genomic segment:
- the LOC110633247 gene encoding glutaredoxin-C9, with protein sequence MQEAIPFRTYIPATATSGGNRKFPPIGSATTIGGNVLVPANRENYVQKLVLENSVIVFGKRGCCMCHVVKRLLLGLGVNPTVFEVDEKEEAAVINELSNINGGKDVGEVGVQFPVVFVGGKLFGGLERVMATHISGELVPILKDAGALWL encoded by the coding sequence ATGCAAGAAGCTATCCCATTCAGAACTTACATACCGGCCACAGCCACCTCCGGCGGCAACCGGAAATTCCCTCCGATTGGTAGTGCCACCACTATTGGTGGAAATGTACTAGTACCAGCCAATAGAGAAAATTATGTCCAGAAATTGGTGTTGGAGAATTCGGTTATAGTGTTTGGGAAACGTGGGTGTTGCATGTGCCATGTCGTGAAGAGGCTCCTGCTAGGGCTTGGTGTGAACCCCACCGTGTTCGAGGTGGATGAGAAGGAAGAAGCTGCTGTGATCAATGAGTTATCGAATATTAACGGTGGTAAAGACGTTGGCGAAGTTGGAGTGCAGTTTCCGGTGGTTTTTGTGGGTGGGAAGTTGTTTGGTGGACTCGAGAGAGTCATGGCTACTCATATCTCTGGTGAGTTGGTGCCTATTTTGAAAGATGCTGGAGCTTTGTGGTTGTGA